A single window of Ananas comosus cultivar F153 linkage group 24, ASM154086v1, whole genome shotgun sequence DNA harbors:
- the LOC109728741 gene encoding transketolase, chloroplastic-like, producing MEGVSNEACSLAGHWGLGKLIAFYDDNHISIDGDTEIAFTEDVLARFEALGWHTIWVKNGNTGYDEIRTAIKEAKAVKDKPTLIKVTTTIGYGSPNKANSYSVHGSALGAKEVDATRQNLGWPYEPFHLPEDVKRHWSRHIPQGAALEAEWNAKFAEYEKKYKEDAAVLKSIISGELPAGWADALPKYTPESPADATRNLSQQCLNALAKVLPGLLGGSADLASSNMTLLKMYGNFQKDTPEERNVRFGVREHGMGAICNGIALHSPGLIPYCATFFVFTDYMRAAMRISALSEAGVIYVMTHDSIGLGEDGPTHQPIEHLISFRAMPSILMLRPADGNETAGAYKVAVLNRKRPSVLALSRQKLQQLPGTSVEGVEKGGYIISDNSSGNKPDLILIGTGSELEIAAKAANELRKEGKAVRVVSLVCWELFDEQPDEYKESVLPASVTARVSIEAGVTLGWQKYVGEKGKAIGIDRFGASAPAGRIYKEFGITAENVIAAAKSL from the exons ATGGAAGGCGTTTCGAACGAAGCGTGCTCACTTGCTGGCCACTGGGGTTTGGGAAAATTGATTGCCTTTTACGATGATAATCACATCTCTATCGACGGAGACACAGAAATTGCGTTCACCGAAGATGTGCTTGCGCGCTTTGAGGCTCTCGGGTGGCACACGATCTGGGTCAAGAATGGTAACACAGGATACGATGAGATCCGCACTGCGATTAAGGAAGCAAAGGCTGTCAAGGACAAGCCAACGTTAATCAAG GTAACAACCACCATCGGGTATGGATCACCGAACAAGGCAAACAGCTATAGTGTACATGGGAGCGCCTTGGGTGCGAAGGAAGTTGATGCAACTAGGCAGAACCTTGGGTGGCCCTATGAGCCATTCCATCTGCCTGAGGATGTGAAGAG GCACTGGAGCCGCCATATCCCTCAAGGCGCTGCTCTCGAAGCGGAATGGAATGCCAAATTCGCAGAGTATGAGAAGAAGTACAAGGAGGATGCAGCAGTGTTGAAGAGTATCATTTCGGGAGAACTGCCTGCTGGATGGGCTGACGCACTTCCG AAATACACACCCGAGAGTCCAGCCGACGCAACTCGCAACCTCTCCCAGCAGTGTCTGAATGCGCTCGCTAAAGTCCTCCCTGGTCTTCTCGGAGGCAGTGCCGATCTCGCGTCCTCCAACATGACGCTACTTAAAATGTACGGGAACTTCCAAAAGGACACACCTGAAGAACGGAACGTCCGCTTTGGAGTCCGCGAACACGGGATGGGCGCTATATGCAACGGAATCGCCCTCCACAGCCCTGGCCTCATCCCCTACTGTGCTACCTTCTTTGTCTTCACCGACTACATGCGGGCAGCCATGCGGATCTCGGCACTGTCTGAGGCTGGCGTCATTTATGTAATGACCCACGATTCTATTGGGCTCGGAGAAGATGGCCCGACCCACCAGCCCATCGAGCATCTGATCAGCTTCCGCGCCATGCCCAGCATTTTGATGCTCCGGCCGGCTGATGGTAACGAGACTGCCGGGGCCTACAAGGTCGCTGTCCTCAACAGGAAGAGGCCATCGGTACTAGCGCTCTCCCGGCAGAAGCTTCAACAACTTCCTGGAACGTCTGTTGAAGGGGTCGAGAAGGGAGGTTACATTATCTCAGATAATTCATCCGGAAATAAGCCTGATCTCATTCTCATCGGGACTGGGTCGGAGCTGGAAATTGCAGCCAAGGCAGCTAACGAGCTGAGGAAGGAGGGGAAGGCGGTTCGCGTTGTGTCGCTTGTTTGCTGGGAGTTATTTGACGAGCAACCGGACGAATACAAGGAGAGTGTGCTACCTGCTTCTGTGACCGCTAGGGTTAGCATCGAAGCGGGGGTAACTCTTGGGTGGCAGAAGTATGTGGGTGAGAAGGGGAAGGCCATAGGGATTGATCGGTTCGGAGCGAGCGCTCCTGCCGGGAGAATATACAAAGAATTCGGAATAACTGCGGAAAACGTCATCGCAGCTGCGAAAAGCTTATAA